The proteins below come from a single Oscillospiraceae bacterium genomic window:
- the fba gene encoding class II fructose-1,6-bisphosphate aldolase: MLVNATNMLLKARDGHYAVGQFNINNLEWTKSILLTAQEMNSPVILGVSEGAGKYMTGFKTVAAMVKAMDESLGITVPVALHLDHGTYEGAKACVAAGFTSIMFDGSHYAIDENVAKTTELVALAHDHGLSIEAEVGSIGGEEDGVIGMGEVADPAECAKIASLGIDFLAAGIGNIHGKYPANWKGLDFEALDKIHNATDNIPLVLHGGTGIPDEMIKKAISLGVSKINVNTECQLSFADATRKYIEAGKDLEGKGFDPRKLLAPGAEAIKATVREKIELFGSANKA, from the coding sequence ATGCTGGTAAATGCTACCAATATGCTGCTGAAAGCGCGCGATGGCCACTACGCAGTCGGCCAGTTCAACATCAACAATCTGGAGTGGACCAAGAGCATCCTGCTCACCGCACAGGAGATGAACTCTCCTGTCATCCTCGGTGTCTCTGAGGGTGCCGGCAAATACATGACCGGCTTCAAGACCGTGGCCGCCATGGTCAAGGCGATGGACGAGAGCCTGGGCATCACCGTTCCCGTTGCGCTGCATCTGGATCACGGCACCTACGAGGGCGCTAAGGCCTGCGTCGCTGCCGGTTTCACCTCCATCATGTTCGATGGCAGCCACTACGCCATCGACGAGAACGTTGCCAAGACCACCGAGCTGGTCGCGCTGGCACATGACCACGGCCTGTCCATTGAGGCTGAGGTTGGCTCCATCGGCGGCGAGGAGGACGGCGTCATCGGCATGGGTGAGGTCGCCGACCCCGCCGAGTGCGCGAAGATCGCTTCTCTGGGCATCGACTTCCTAGCTGCCGGCATCGGCAACATCCATGGCAAGTACCCCGCCAACTGGAAGGGTCTGGACTTCGAGGCTCTGGACAAGATCCACAACGCCACCGACAACATTCCTCTGGTTCTGCACGGCGGCACGGGCATCCCTGACGAGATGATCAAGAAGGCCATCTCTCTGGGCGTCTCCAAGATCAATGTCAACACCGAGTGCCAGCTGAGCTTTGCCGATGCTACCCGCAAGTACATCGAGGCCGGCAAGGATCTCGAGGGCAAGGGCTTTGACCCCCGCAAGCTGCTCGCTCCCGGCGCCGAGGCCATCAAGGCCACCGTCCGTGAGAAGATCGAGCTGTTCGGCTCCGCCAACAAGGCTTGA
- a CDS encoding arsenic efflux protein, whose protein sequence is MELFLDALLDALIDGVKMLPFLYLAYLLIEWLERHHGESIEEALAGGGRWGFIPGALLGCVPQCGFSAVASNLYASRVITPGTVLAVFIATSDEAIPLLAAEPSQWVTLVLLLACKVAFAIVGGWLLDIPLRHILPHSLYGGYEGHADEVDCHEEHEETSSIFLAALRHTLEIFVFILLFSFIIGLVFEAFGEEPIAAALSGMGVFQPMLTALVGLVPNCAVSVLLAQLYVQGAITFGSLFAGLTAGAGVGLAVLWRVNPSWKQNLFMTGLLWAVGAAAGMLLQILPL, encoded by the coding sequence ATGGAATTGTTTTTAGACGCCCTGCTGGACGCCTTGATTGACGGCGTGAAGATGCTGCCGTTTTTATATCTGGCCTACCTGCTGATCGAATGGCTGGAGCGCCACCATGGGGAAAGTATTGAGGAGGCGCTTGCCGGCGGCGGCCGCTGGGGGTTCATCCCCGGTGCGCTGCTGGGCTGTGTGCCGCAGTGCGGCTTCAGCGCCGTAGCCTCCAACCTGTATGCAAGCCGGGTCATTACACCCGGCACGGTGCTGGCGGTCTTTATCGCCACCAGCGATGAGGCGATCCCGCTGCTGGCGGCCGAGCCGTCCCAGTGGGTCACGCTGGTCCTGCTGCTGGCCTGCAAGGTGGCGTTTGCCATCGTGGGCGGCTGGCTGCTCGACATTCCGCTGCGCCATATCCTGCCGCATTCCCTCTACGGCGGCTATGAAGGCCACGCCGATGAGGTGGACTGCCATGAGGAGCATGAGGAGACGAGCAGCATCTTTTTGGCCGCGCTGCGCCACACGCTGGAAATTTTCGTCTTTATCCTGCTGTTCAGCTTTATCATTGGCCTTGTGTTTGAAGCCTTCGGCGAGGAACCCATCGCGGCGGCGCTGTCCGGCATGGGTGTGTTCCAGCCGATGCTGACGGCGCTGGTCGGCCTTGTGCCCAACTGCGCGGTCAGCGTACTGCTGGCCCAGCTCTATGTGCAGGGGGCCATCACCTTCGGCAGCCTGTTTGCGGGCCTTACGGCCGGTGCGGGTGTCGGTCTGGCCGTGCTGTGGCGGGTAAACCCCAGCTGGAAGCAGAACCTTTTTATGACGGGCCTGCTCTGGGCGGTCGGTGCGGCGGCAGGCATGCTGCTGCAGATACTGCCGCTGTAA
- a CDS encoding transposase, giving the protein MYRTREKQMSIYDYLPPYHGELCGANRWVRLAAEIDWDAFEKAYSEQFAPGGAVALPARVALGCRVIQLHYGVIDREVVSLVQESPYLQYFLGFEKFSDSVPFSARTVARFRARIPDKAVRPAVRLLRSYR; this is encoded by the coding sequence GTGTACCGCACACGCGAAAAACAGATGTCGATCTACGATTATCTGCCGCCCTACCATGGCGAGCTGTGCGGCGCCAACCGCTGGGTGCGGCTGGCTGCCGAGATCGACTGGGACGCCTTTGAAAAGGCCTACAGTGAACAGTTTGCCCCCGGCGGTGCGGTGGCACTGCCCGCCCGCGTGGCGCTGGGCTGCCGTGTGATCCAGCTGCATTACGGCGTCATCGACCGCGAGGTGGTGTCGCTGGTGCAGGAAAGCCCCTATCTGCAGTATTTTTTGGGATTTGAGAAGTTCAGCGACAGCGTTCCGTTCTCAGCCCGCACGGTGGCGCGGTTCCGCGCCCGTATCCCGGATAAGGCTGTGCGCCCGGCGGTCCGCCTGCTGCGCAGCTACCGATGA
- a CDS encoding AAA family ATPase, whose protein sequence is MIYLSGFRFPDRAQEAKYMAFSPRARQTCYDSYYPFGLFEGRTLPELDFLEITILYGGNGSGKTTLLNVMADALRLYRRAEYNRTPFFDDYARLCEPRTARPIPTGSMILTSDDVFDYMLDLRALNDGVDTRREQMFADYNELRREKFQMHGMKDYDRLKQVSAARRYSQSQMARRTLPANVRTRSNGESALAVFSERIREDALYLLDEPENSLSPERQLELAQFLHDSARFYNCQFIIATHSPFLLAMPGARVYDLDAEPVTTRKWTELENVRATWEFFQRHRNEFE, encoded by the coding sequence ATGATATATCTTTCCGGTTTTCGGTTCCCAGATCGGGCACAGGAAGCGAAATACATGGCGTTCAGCCCGCGCGCGAGGCAGACCTGTTATGATTCGTACTATCCGTTTGGATTGTTCGAAGGCCGCACGCTGCCCGAGCTGGACTTTCTTGAAATCACGATTCTGTACGGCGGCAATGGCAGCGGCAAAACAACGTTATTAAATGTAATGGCCGATGCCCTGCGGCTTTACCGCCGCGCAGAGTATAATCGGACGCCTTTTTTTGACGATTATGCGCGCTTGTGTGAGCCGCGGACTGCGCGCCCCATACCCACGGGCAGCATGATCTTGACAAGTGATGATGTGTTTGACTATATGCTCGATCTGCGGGCGCTGAACGATGGCGTGGACACGCGCCGTGAGCAGATGTTTGCGGATTACAACGAACTTCGGCGGGAAAAATTCCAGATGCACGGCATGAAGGACTACGACCGGCTCAAGCAGGTAAGCGCCGCGCGGCGATACAGCCAGTCCCAGATGGCGCGCCGCACATTGCCTGCCAATGTGCGCACCCGCTCCAACGGGGAGAGCGCATTGGCTGTGTTCAGCGAGCGCATCCGTGAGGATGCACTGTATTTGCTGGATGAACCTGAAAACAGCCTTTCGCCCGAACGGCAGCTGGAGCTGGCGCAATTTTTGCATGATTCTGCGCGGTTTTACAACTGCCAATTTATCATAGCGACACACTCGCCGTTTTTGCTGGCCATGCCGGGGGCGCGGGTGTATGATCTGGATGCCGAGCCCGTCACAACACGGAAGTGGACGGAATTGGAGAATGTAAGGGCGACATGGGAGTTTTTCCAGCGGCATAGGAACGAATTTGAGTAA
- the rlmB gene encoding 23S rRNA (guanosine(2251)-2'-O)-methyltransferase RlmB, whose amino-acid sequence MEKFAREREQTPDRAERTDTLVWGKNAVTELLKSGGAVDTVYLTDAMPQAVAGYYTALSKESGAVVKRVPANKLQKMCGTPDHQGVAARAAEVAYASLDDLFKAAQAKGEPPFLVLCDGVEDPHNLGAIVRSAYLCGAHGVVIPKRGGVGVTGTVMKASAGAAARLPIARVPNLAQAIRTIKEHNIFVYCADLGGAPLAKTDLSGPVALVLGSEGGGPGALTRKLCDAAVTLEMAPGQATGVDSYNVSVAAGILCYDVMRRRIAKK is encoded by the coding sequence ATGGAAAAATTTGCCCGCGAACGCGAACAGACGCCCGACCGTGCCGAGCGTACCGATACCCTGGTATGGGGCAAGAATGCCGTGACCGAGCTGCTGAAAAGCGGCGGCGCGGTGGATACGGTCTACCTGACCGATGCAATGCCTCAGGCGGTGGCGGGTTACTATACGGCCCTGTCCAAGGAGAGCGGCGCGGTGGTCAAGCGTGTGCCCGCCAACAAGCTGCAGAAGATGTGCGGCACGCCGGATCATCAGGGCGTGGCCGCCCGCGCGGCCGAGGTGGCGTATGCGAGTCTGGACGATCTGTTCAAGGCGGCGCAGGCCAAGGGCGAGCCGCCCTTCCTCGTCCTCTGCGATGGAGTCGAGGATCCCCACAATCTGGGGGCCATCGTGCGCTCTGCGTATCTGTGCGGGGCCCACGGTGTTGTCATCCCCAAGCGCGGCGGTGTCGGCGTGACCGGTACGGTCATGAAAGCCAGCGCCGGGGCGGCCGCACGGCTGCCCATTGCCCGGGTGCCCAATCTGGCGCAGGCGATCCGCACGATCAAGGAGCATAATATCTTTGTCTACTGTGCTGACCTCGGCGGTGCCCCGTTGGCCAAAACCGACCTGTCCGGCCCGGTCGCGCTGGTGCTGGGCAGTGAGGGCGGCGGCCCCGGCGCGCTGACCCGCAAGCTCTGCGATGCGGCGGTCACGCTGGAGATGGCGCCCGGTCAGGCAACCGGCGTTGACAGCTACAATGTCAGCGTGGCAGCAGGCATCCTCTGCTATGATGTGATGCGCAGACGGATTGCGAAGAAGTAA
- a CDS encoding aldose 1-epimerase family protein, whose protein sequence is MQYSIENEILRLTVDTHGAEPVSVLHKPTGAELLWQGDPAVWGRHAPILFPYTGKLTGGKMIAKGVEYAGGQHGFARDVEHAMTRHADNLLEFELHANAETLPKWPYAFVLRSTFTLEGETVHHTLTVENPVEEELRFGIGYHPAFALPFDDRHVTEDYEIRFDGIESPLCVSAQPTGLLNGQSYYLARNVEAIPLTDDLFDSDSHAMVNLRSQHVSVIEKDTGRSVICDVSDFPYTLIWSAAKKPLHFICIEPWHSLPGEENGPIDWEQRPCAASLKRGESWSTTLSTTFVR, encoded by the coding sequence ATGCAATACAGTATTGAAAATGAGATCCTGCGCCTGACGGTGGATACCCACGGTGCCGAGCCTGTCAGCGTTCTTCACAAGCCGACCGGGGCCGAGCTGCTCTGGCAGGGTGATCCCGCAGTCTGGGGCCGCCACGCACCGATCCTCTTTCCCTACACCGGCAAGCTGACCGGCGGCAAGATGATCGCCAAGGGGGTAGAGTACGCCGGCGGCCAGCACGGCTTTGCCCGCGATGTGGAGCATGCCATGACCCGCCACGCCGACAACCTGCTGGAATTTGAGCTGCACGCCAACGCCGAAACGCTGCCCAAGTGGCCCTATGCGTTTGTGCTGCGCTCGACCTTTACGCTGGAAGGGGAGACCGTCCACCACACGCTGACGGTCGAGAACCCCGTTGAGGAGGAGCTGCGCTTCGGCATCGGCTACCACCCGGCCTTTGCGCTTCCCTTCGATGACCGCCATGTCACCGAGGATTACGAGATCCGCTTTGACGGCATCGAGTCCCCGCTCTGTGTCAGTGCCCAGCCCACCGGCCTGCTGAACGGCCAGAGCTACTACCTCGCCCGCAATGTCGAGGCCATCCCCTTGACCGATGACCTGTTTGACAGCGACAGCCATGCCATGGTCAACCTGCGCAGCCAGCATGTTTCTGTCATTGAGAAGGATACCGGCCGCAGCGTCATCTGTGATGTGTCGGACTTCCCCTACACGCTGATCTGGTCTGCCGCCAAAAAGCCGCTGCACTTTATCTGCATTGAGCCGTGGCACAGCCTGCCCGGTGAGGAAAACGGCCCCATCGACTGGGAGCAGCGCCCCTGCGCTGCCTCCCTCAAGCGCGGAGAGAGCTGGTCCACCACTCTGTCCACAACCTTTGTGCGCTAA